From Aedes albopictus strain Foshan chromosome 1, AalbF5, whole genome shotgun sequence, one genomic window encodes:
- the LOC109416077 gene encoding serine protease grass: MEAGPLVRALICSMVILNVCHIAVKAQSAPCTTPTQQPGLCVAIERCRNIYNIISSPTPIQVGIANYIKRAACNLPNVQRSICCQPAEVVPVPTTVAPPPSANSWTHSNLNLLPRDCGLRVDDRLAFGNLTKVFSYPWMAVLRYDSNGVIVDGCGGSVINNRYVLTAAHCVKTRSTMPLHSVVLGEHTKNQELDCNIYHDKNGKEIERDCAEPAEVFGIDSFVVHPDYNRPKYSNDIALIRLNKQVVMKDHIRPICLPVTSALQKMTFDKYIVTGWGTTEQKVGSNILLQANLPHVSVSDCQQKMNENRLNIQLSDKQLCAGGVDKVDTCKGDSGGPLGFSAPYNGARFVQFGVVSLGVDSCGEKSVPGIYCRVSAYMDWILDNVHA; this comes from the exons AAAGCGCCCCATGTACAACTCCGACCCAGCAGCCCGGGTTATGCGTGGCAATTGAACGTTGTCGGAACATCTACAACATAATATCCAGTCCAACTCCCATACAAGTTGGCATTGCCAACTACATCAAGAGGGCAGCCTGCAATCTGCCCAATGTGCAGCGAAGTATTTGCTGTCAACCGGCCGAAGTTGTACCGGTACCAACGACGGTCGCTCCTCCCCCTTCGGCAAACAGTTGGACCCATTCCAATCTTAACCTTCTGCCCAGAGATTGTGGGCTTAGGGTCGACGATAGGCTGGCGTTCGGAAACCTCACCAAGGTATTCTCGTATCCCTGGATGGCCGTACTGCGGTACGACTCTAACGGTGTCATCGTCGATGGATGCGGCGGTTCGGTCATTAACAATCGATACGTCCTGACCGCAGCACACTGTGTGAAAACGAGAAGCACTATGCCGTT ACATAGCGTAGTACTGGGAGAGCATACGAAGAACCAAGAGCTGGACTGCAACATCTACCATGACAAGAATGGCAAGGAAATTGAAAGGGATTGTGCTGAGCCGGCTGAGGTGTTTGGAATCGACTCGTTTGTGGTTCACCCGGACTACAATCGTCCTAAGTATAGCAACGATATTGCACTGATTCGACTCAACAAGCAGGTCGTTATGAAAG ATCACATTCGTCCCATCTGTTTGCCGGTTACATCCGCCCTCCAGAAGATGACGTTCGACAAGTACATCGTTACGGGCTGGGGTACAACCGAGCAGAAGGTCGGGTCAAACATACTGCTGCAGGCCAATTTGCCCCACGTCAGTGTCTCCGACTGCCAGCAGAAAATGAACGAAAACCGTCTGAACATCCAGCTGAGTGACAAACAGCTGTGCGCAGGCGGTGTGGATAAGGTGGACACGTGCAAGGGGGATTCTGGTGGACCGCTCGGGTTCAGCGCACCCTACAACGGAGCCCGGTTTGTGCAGTTCGGAGTCGTTTCGCTCGGAGTTGATTCCTGTGGGGAGAAGAGCGTACCCGGAATATACTGCCGAGTGTCTGCCTACATGGACTGGATATTGGATAACGTGCATGCTTAG